TTTTTTGACTGTAAGCAATACTTTGTCTTATCTGATCGTAAACTCTACCTGTAGCAAAAACAGCAAAAGTTCCAACAAAAGGAATAAATCCAGAAGATGCAAGGCCTGCTGCTATTCCCATCATGTTGGCTTCCGCAATTCCAACCTGGAAGAAACGATGGGGGAATTCTCTGGCAAAAATATCCATTTTCAGTGAACTTGTAAGATCTGCACATAAGGCAACCACGCGTGAATTATTCTTGCCAAGTTCAAGCAATGCATCTCCAAAACCTGATCGCGTGTCTTTCATCTGACGACTTTTGTAGTACTTCATATGAAAAGAATTTAATACATGGACATATTGATTCTTAGGGTTTGCCCCGATTCAATTTTAAATTTTTTTTCTATACTAGCTTGAGCTTTAGTTTGATACTTTGCTCTAAAAACTGCAATGTATTCCCCTGGCATGAGATAAAGAATTTCTTGGATTGAATTCTCAGGGAAAACATGAACGCGTTCTATTTCATTTCTACTTTTCCGCCAGAGTAGAAATCCGTAGCCATCAGAGGGAAACTGAAAAATGACGTATCCCGGTTCTTCAATTTCAATGGTTGTAGTCGTATTTTGATTGATTTCAACATCTTTTAGTTCTATAGGAGGAATAGTATTGATACGAATATCGTATTTCCCTACAAGGTATTTGACCGGCTGCTTAAACCACTGGGTATTGAGAAGCTGGCAACTTCCAGACTGATAAACCATGATGGGAATAGGAGTATTACCTTGGCTTAATTTGCCTTTAGTTTTTACAACAAGAGTTCCCTGACCTGCAAAAGTACCCACGGTGGTGTGATAGCCAGGTCTCAAGACAAGTGAATCTATGAAGACAGGGGGTAAGGTGTGAACTTTAATATAGTATTTAGGAATAGGGTCAATATAAAGTGTATCGGGTACTCCTCTTGCGTTTAATGTATGGATAAAGTGATAGCGAGGAAGATTGCTAACTTTATCAAATAAAGTAATGGGTACATTGGTTTCTGAAGGTTGCTGGTATACGTCTAGCAAATTTATCTGGCATGTTGTAGGATTCAAAGCTTGAGAAATAACAACATGTATAACTCTTCTGAATTCTTCTTCGGTTGAGCCATCAAAATACATACCCACACAATTGAAAGCTTCAGAAAAATTCTGACCGATTCCAATGATGAAAGGTTTTAGAATAATACCTTTTTCTTGTAGTTCTTTAGAAACAGCACATGGATCGCCTCTACATTCTTCGATTCCATCGGTGATAAGAATAATAATATTACGGCAATCTTCGCACGGAGGAAAGTCATTGGCAGCAAGTTGAAGTGAAAGTGCTATAGGTGTTGTCCCGCTGGGTACTAGTGATCGGATTCGGTTTTTGATTTTATCAATGTTGTTTGGGGCAAAAGGTATCTCAAGTCGACTATCGTCGCAGTCCTGTGGTGGAAATGTTTTGGTATGGCCATACACACGTAAAGCAAACTCAACATTTTTGGCATTTCTGAGGCTATCAAGAAGTTCGAACATAATGTTTTTAGCAACATTAATTTTAATGTCGCTTTGCCATTTGCCATACATGGATTGACTAGCATCAAATAAAAAAAGTATTCGTGTAAGCTTTGGTTTAATTTTGGGTGGAATGCCCTGGGATTTAATTTCTGATGAGGTAAGTATGACAATAGAAAATATTAGAAAAAATTTTTTAAAAATCTCCATAAGTTTCCGGAATTTCCCGAATAGCTTGATTAAATTGTTCCTCATTGGGAGGACTTCCATGCCATTTGTGGTTATTTTCCATAAATGAAACGCCTTTTCCCATAATGGTGTGCATGAGAATCACGATAGGTTTGCCTTTATAACTTAATCTTTTTGCTTGGAGAAGGGTATTATAAATTTCTTGGTGGTTATGGCCATCCATTTCGAGAACCTCGAAACCAAATGCTTGCCACTTTTGATGAAGATTTCCAAGGTTTAAGACTTCAGAAACTGGACCATCTATTTGCTTGTTGTTCCAATCGACAATGGCTATTAAATTATCAACATTTTTGGCTCCGGCGAACATGGCTGCTTCCCAGATTTGACCTTCTTGTATCTCGCCATCACCCATTAAGCAAAAAACATGATATGGGTCATTGTGAAGCTTTTTGCCAAGTGCAAAACCAATAGCAACGGATAATCCCTGTCCGAGAGAACCAGTGGAAATTCGAATACCAGGAAGCCCTTCAGCATTTGTAGGATGGCCTTGGAGGCGAGAATTTATTTTTCTGAAAGTAGATAGTTCTTCTAATGGAAAGTAACCACAACGTGCTAATACACTATACCATAGAGCACTTAAATGTCCGTTGGAAAGAATAAAAACATCTTCTCCAATTCCGTCAAGAGTGAATGTTTCTGGGGAATGTTTTAATATTTTGCTAAAATAAAGTGTTACCATGAAATCAGCACATCCTAATGCACCTCCTGGATGTCCAGATTTGGCATGGTATATCATCCTGAGAATGTCCCTTCTCACTTGTTGAGACATTTTAATTAAATCAAGATCATCAATTACCATCATAAATGAGTTTAAAATTCAACGCGATGTATAAGTAAAATGCTGTTGTGGGGAACGATATAATATTTTTCATTGTTAATAATAACTTCGATGGCATTTTTTTGTAAAAATAATACAAAATCCCCTACTTTTGCTTGCAGAGGAATGTATTGAGGTTCATTTTGCTGATTTTTCCATGGCTCATCATTCTCACGAGGAATTGGAATAGGATAGCCAGGTCCAACTTTAATGATCCATCCACTCAAGATAGGTTCTTTTAATTGATATCCTGGTGGTAGGTAAAGTCCGCCAATGGTCTGTTCTTCTTCCTTTTTTAATTTAACAAGGACTCTTTCACCAACCATAATAATGTTGTTGAGATCCAGTTCCATTTTATTACTTTTTTATGATAAAAAAATTCTGGTTTTCATTACGAAATCTTAAATTCACAATATATACTCCTTCCCTTAAATCATGAACATAAATAACAGGATTTTCTTTTGAAATCAAATGTTCCGAGACTAGTTTGCTATCTATTGAAAAAATCCGAACATGAGTTTTTTCCTCAATTCCCGTCAAAAAAAGTTTATCTTGAACAGGATTAGGATAAGCAAATAACTCCTGGGGAAGATCTTTAATATAAGCAGCTGAAGGGTGGTAATAAGCTACAAAACCATTTGCCCTATAAGTGGGTGAAGTTTTAAAAATAACAGAAAGGTCTCCACTAAGCGAAAATATGGGATCAGGCAAACTGAAGCCAGAAAGGTCGACAAGGTGTCCGGAGGAATTATCGAAAATTCGTACATAATCAGTTGGATCTACTTCGAAAGTCAAGAACTTAAGCCATGTGGGCTGGTAAGTTTGAATTTTCCATCTGCACA
The Bacteroidales bacterium genome window above contains:
- a CDS encoding transketolase — protein: MMVIDDLDLIKMSQQVRRDILRMIYHAKSGHPGGALGCADFMVTLYFSKILKHSPETFTLDGIGEDVFILSNGHLSALWYSVLARCGYFPLEELSTFRKINSRLQGHPTNAEGLPGIRISTGSLGQGLSVAIGFALGKKLHNDPYHVFCLMGDGEIQEGQIWEAAMFAGAKNVDNLIAIVDWNNKQIDGPVSEVLNLGNLHQKWQAFGFEVLEMDGHNHQEIYNTLLQAKRLSYKGKPIVILMHTIMGKGVSFMENNHKWHGSPPNEEQFNQAIREIPETYGDF
- a CDS encoding VWA domain-containing protein codes for the protein MEIFKKFFLIFSIVILTSSEIKSQGIPPKIKPKLTRILFLFDASQSMYGKWQSDIKINVAKNIMFELLDSLRNAKNVEFALRVYGHTKTFPPQDCDDSRLEIPFAPNNIDKIKNRIRSLVPSGTTPIALSLQLAANDFPPCEDCRNIIILITDGIEECRGDPCAVSKELQEKGIILKPFIIGIGQNFSEAFNCVGMYFDGSTEEEFRRVIHVVISQALNPTTCQINLLDVYQQPSETNVPITLFDKVSNLPRYHFIHTLNARGVPDTLYIDPIPKYYIKVHTLPPVFIDSLVLRPGYHTTVGTFAGQGTLVVKTKGKLSQGNTPIPIMVYQSGSCQLLNTQWFKQPVKYLVGKYDIRINTIPPIELKDVEINQNTTTTIEIEEPGYVIFQFPSDGYGFLLWRKSRNEIERVHVFPENSIQEILYLMPGEYIAVFRAKYQTKAQASIEKKFKIESGQTLRINMSMY
- a CDS encoding co-chaperone GroES family protein gives rise to the protein MELDLNNIIMVGERVLVKLKKEEEQTIGGLYLPPGYQLKEPILSGWIIKVGPGYPIPIPRENDEPWKNQQNEPQYIPLQAKVGDFVLFLQKNAIEVIINNEKYYIVPHNSILLIHRVEF